One part of the Mariniblastus fucicola genome encodes these proteins:
- a CDS encoding peptidylprolyl isomerase — protein sequence MLFRIGFCLLFAAFCVPEFAVAQTDLASLSESWKACNAKLIETSEALDSGDVSPGLADEYRDLVDEANELIESIRKQALVELKEKPGDGSVFQALVAVMVYDARAGRDGDVLDVGQELIKSKINPLYFEVAAKAGGLELSQKQVFDELVIRHREAMADDLPRVKLETTAGDIVLELYENEAPNTVRNFVSLVESGYYSDKLFHRVIENSIAQGGGYETEGIGSGGPGYQIDCECKQADARRNFTGTIAMANAGRDTGGSQFFLNFKYNRPLDGVHTVFGRVISGADVLDKIERTELTINGMERPIEQAKPDKIVSATVLRKRDHSYRVRKKGEPALPEEPVAEKEDDVPALELEEEAASEPEMKKADASEEEADKEEAGKEEVGKEDVDKGEPSEAKSKKADESESSDDEDQQ from the coding sequence ATGTTATTTCGTATTGGTTTCTGCCTGTTGTTTGCCGCGTTTTGTGTGCCTGAGTTCGCCGTTGCTCAAACCGATCTCGCGTCATTGAGCGAATCGTGGAAAGCGTGCAACGCAAAACTGATCGAGACATCGGAAGCGCTCGACAGCGGAGACGTTTCTCCCGGGCTCGCTGATGAGTACCGGGATCTGGTCGATGAAGCAAACGAGCTGATCGAGTCCATTCGAAAACAGGCTCTGGTTGAACTTAAGGAGAAGCCCGGCGATGGAAGTGTCTTTCAGGCGTTAGTGGCTGTGATGGTTTATGACGCACGAGCCGGTCGCGACGGAGATGTTCTGGATGTTGGTCAGGAGTTGATCAAATCGAAAATCAATCCTCTGTATTTTGAGGTTGCCGCAAAGGCGGGTGGGCTGGAGCTCAGTCAAAAGCAGGTCTTTGACGAGTTGGTGATTCGACATCGGGAAGCGATGGCTGACGATTTGCCACGAGTCAAACTGGAAACAACGGCAGGTGACATCGTGCTGGAACTTTACGAGAACGAAGCTCCCAACACAGTGCGGAACTTTGTGTCGCTCGTTGAGTCCGGATACTATTCCGACAAGCTGTTTCACCGCGTGATCGAAAATTCGATTGCTCAGGGAGGTGGCTATGAAACGGAAGGGATCGGATCGGGCGGTCCGGGCTATCAGATCGACTGTGAATGCAAACAGGCTGATGCTCGGCGAAACTTCACAGGAACAATCGCCATGGCGAATGCTGGCCGCGATACCGGTGGCAGCCAGTTCTTTCTCAATTTCAAGTACAACCGACCGCTTGATGGTGTGCACACGGTTTTCGGCCGCGTCATTTCCGGAGCAGATGTGCTTGATAAAATTGAGCGAACGGAACTGACAATCAATGGGATGGAACGTCCGATCGAACAGGCCAAGCCTGACAAAATTGTGTCTGCCACGGTGTTGCGGAAAAGGGATCATTCCTATCGCGTACGTAAAAAGGGCGAGCCAGCGTTGCCAGAAGAGCCTGTTGCAGAGAAAGAAGACGATGTTCCCGCTCTTGAGCTTGAGGAAGAGGCTGCCTCTGAACCTGAGATGAAAAAGGCAGATGCCAGCGAGGAAGAAGCTGACAAGGAAGAAGCTGGCAAGGAAGAAGTAGGCAAGGAAGATGTAGACAAGGGAGAGCCTTCGGAAGCGAAATCGAAAAAGGCTGATGAATCTGAGTCCAGCGACGACGAAGACCAGCAATGA
- the nth gene encoding endonuclease III — MKKAERAELVRERLAELYPDPPIPLNHSNPFTLLVAVLLSAQCTDERVNQVTPKLFLLARSAKKMCEVPVEVILEIIRPCGLSPQKSKAIAGLSRILVDEHDGKVPADFEALERLPGVGHKTASVVMAQAFGVPAFPVDTHIHRLAQRWGLTSGKNVKQTEADLKKLFPESCWNDLHLQIIFYGREHCSARGCDGTKCELCRACYPNRKKPPTIKKA; from the coding sequence ATGAAGAAAGCCGAGCGTGCCGAGTTGGTTCGAGAACGACTTGCGGAACTCTATCCCGATCCGCCGATTCCTCTCAATCACAGCAACCCGTTCACGCTGCTGGTTGCTGTACTGCTCAGTGCCCAGTGCACCGATGAACGGGTCAATCAAGTGACGCCAAAGCTGTTTCTCCTGGCTCGCAGCGCCAAAAAGATGTGCGAGGTTCCGGTCGAAGTGATCCTTGAAATCATTCGGCCTTGCGGTCTGTCGCCGCAGAAATCAAAAGCGATCGCTGGCCTGTCGAGGATCCTTGTCGATGAACACGACGGCAAGGTGCCTGCGGATTTTGAAGCACTTGAACGATTACCCGGCGTCGGACACAAAACTGCCAGCGTTGTGATGGCCCAGGCGTTCGGTGTTCCCGCATTTCCGGTCGATACGCACATCCATCGACTGGCTCAGCGATGGGGACTGACTAGCGGCAAGAACGTCAAACAGACAGAGGCCGACTTGAAGAAACTGTTTCCGGAATCCTGCTGGAACGATTTACACTTACAGATCATTTTCTACGGCCGGGAACACTGTTCGGCCCGTGGTTGCGACGGCACGAAATGCGAGCTCTGTCGGGCTTGCTATCCGAATCGCAAGAAACCGCCAACGATAAAAAAAGCCTGA
- a CDS encoding calcium-binding protein yields MRSLFNELFGNRQIVSRRKTENRQYQSLESRCLLASVSFDAMSGQVSIIGDAADDTAIITVVGSDLNANVNGMDNMFPLTDVNMVYFSGKAGVDTFRNDTAVDSRANGGDDDDRLVGGSGFDNFVGGNGNDRLIGNEGDDQLRGNDGEDEINGNDGDDLIIGGDRRDRAFGDAGNDRIYLDAGNDFGEGGDGNDEIFGGLGPDQIIGGDGDDLVYGQEDDDILNGNAGNDTLIGNDGDDVLNGGADDDRLVGNAGMDTLQGDTGSDTLLGLDGDDELLGGEGNDFLYAGDGDDFVNGGDGDDTITGGLGVDNLRGEEGNDFIYGNEGNDGLIGGPGNDSLIGNDGEDSLSGGDGNDRLIGGANTDRMLGEDGDDILNGGNGNDVQLGGNGNDTLLGGNGNDFLNGNAGDDSLNGEAGNDLIFGSDGDDEVYGSDGDDELHGDDGNDLLVGGAGIDTIFGEGDDDTIFGGDDADLIQGGEGNDSIYGQAGNDEINGNDGNDILIGADGFDTIQGGNGDDFIRGGFGNDRLFGENGDDRLFGEEGNDGLIGGSGGSDYLVGGDDKDRMLVVGDDVIADRTADDAQINFRNGGRGWSNIEMRVIDDAFAKLHERTGNTRLLKDTATDQPLVFIKENTIAAGTHLSQSELVTITRQVTDPATGKLVPVTIVERQYSLGEWDETDPTENLFRSLELPQDIALAWASSEGITDALPQETTLWNQFKLLTDWIPIFNEDGSRNPNPNVQFYQVSTDNQWFHLKNGKFAEDLAMSNPQEDFASIWRLYFEDGREPEKVFLANKIEFVDNLFTKLEIF; encoded by the coding sequence ATGCGCTCATTGTTCAACGAGTTGTTTGGCAACCGCCAAATCGTTTCCCGTCGAAAGACTGAAAACCGCCAATATCAATCACTTGAGTCTCGCTGCCTGTTGGCAAGCGTTTCTTTTGACGCGATGTCGGGGCAAGTTTCAATCATTGGCGATGCCGCCGATGACACTGCGATTATCACCGTGGTTGGAAGTGACCTGAATGCGAACGTGAACGGCATGGACAACATGTTCCCGCTCACGGACGTCAATATGGTTTACTTCTCAGGGAAAGCCGGTGTCGACACATTCCGTAACGACACCGCTGTCGATTCCCGAGCCAACGGTGGCGACGACGATGACCGCCTGGTCGGTGGATCGGGTTTTGACAACTTCGTCGGCGGAAACGGAAACGATCGACTGATCGGAAACGAAGGCGACGACCAGCTTCGCGGAAACGATGGCGAAGACGAGATCAACGGAAACGATGGCGACGACCTGATTATCGGTGGCGATCGCCGCGACCGCGCATTCGGTGATGCCGGAAATGACCGCATCTATCTGGATGCCGGTAACGACTTCGGTGAAGGCGGAGACGGCAACGACGAAATCTTCGGCGGTCTCGGACCTGACCAGATTATCGGCGGTGACGGCGATGACCTGGTCTACGGCCAGGAAGACGATGACATTCTCAACGGCAACGCTGGCAATGACACGCTTATCGGAAACGATGGAGACGATGTTCTCAACGGCGGCGCAGACGATGACCGCCTGGTCGGAAACGCGGGAATGGATACGCTCCAGGGAGACACTGGTTCGGATACGCTGCTGGGACTTGACGGCGACGATGAATTGCTCGGTGGCGAAGGCAATGACTTTCTCTACGCCGGCGACGGAGATGACTTCGTTAACGGAGGCGACGGCGACGACACCATCACCGGTGGACTTGGGGTCGACAACCTCCGCGGTGAAGAAGGAAATGACTTCATCTACGGTAACGAAGGAAACGACGGCCTCATTGGCGGGCCGGGCAACGATTCGCTGATCGGTAACGATGGCGAAGACAGCCTTTCAGGTGGAGATGGCAATGATCGTCTGATTGGTGGCGCCAACACGGACCGCATGTTGGGCGAGGACGGCGACGACATTCTCAACGGCGGCAACGGAAACGATGTCCAGCTTGGAGGCAACGGAAACGATACGTTGCTCGGCGGCAATGGCAACGATTTCCTCAACGGCAATGCTGGCGATGACAGCCTCAACGGCGAAGCTGGAAACGATTTGATTTTCGGTTCCGACGGAGACGATGAAGTCTACGGCAGTGATGGCGACGATGAGCTTCACGGCGACGATGGCAATGACCTTCTGGTTGGTGGCGCCGGCATCGACACGATTTTTGGAGAAGGCGACGACGACACGATCTTTGGCGGCGACGACGCGGATCTCATCCAGGGCGGTGAAGGCAACGACAGTATCTACGGTCAGGCTGGCAACGACGAGATCAACGGCAACGATGGCAATGATATTCTCATCGGTGCCGATGGCTTTGATACGATTCAGGGCGGCAACGGAGACGACTTCATCCGCGGCGGCTTCGGCAATGACCGCTTGTTCGGCGAGAACGGAGACGACCGACTCTTCGGTGAAGAAGGCAATGACGGGTTGATCGGTGGATCTGGCGGATCCGATTATCTTGTCGGCGGTGACGACAAAGACCGCATGCTTGTGGTCGGCGATGATGTCATTGCAGATCGTACTGCTGACGATGCACAGATCAACTTCCGCAATGGCGGACGAGGTTGGTCGAACATCGAAATGCGAGTCATCGACGACGCGTTTGCCAAGCTTCACGAACGAACTGGCAACACTCGTTTGCTTAAAGACACCGCAACGGACCAGCCACTGGTTTTCATCAAGGAAAACACAATCGCTGCCGGGACTCATCTCTCGCAGTCTGAACTGGTAACGATCACACGTCAGGTTACGGATCCGGCAACTGGCAAACTTGTTCCAGTCACGATCGTTGAGCGACAGTACTCGCTGGGCGAGTGGGACGAGACAGATCCGACTGAAAACCTTTTCCGTTCCCTTGAGTTGCCACAGGACATTGCACTTGCGTGGGCGTCCAGCGAAGGCATAACCGATGCGTTGCCACAAGAGACGACGTTGTGGAACCAGTTCAAGTTACTGACCGACTGGATTCCGATCTTCAATGAAGATGGCTCCCGTAATCCAAATCCGAACGTTCAGTTTTATCAGGTCTCTACGGACAATCAGTGGTTCCACCTGAAGAATGGAAAATTTGCTGAGGACCTTGCCATGTCCAACCCACAAGAAGACTTTGCCTCCATTTGGCGTTTGTACTTCGAAGACGGTCGCGAGCCTGAAAAAGTATTCCTCGCGAACAAGATTGAATTCGTGGACAACCTGTTTACGAAGCTGGAAATTTTCTAG
- a CDS encoding c-type cytochrome has translation MDDLTPSICRKTRFGRIAMRIVTLLVAVTCCSASTSTAQEASRLWSPQIDVPTAGHSGAEVFYRKRFSLINPEKAELHLSAGDEYEIYLNSQLIARGQSWGTKTTLDVSEQIQAGINTIAAKVRYVDGSAPGLALRLRVKEENEIRYRSLVTNNTWKTYTRLVEDWQDSRFNDLAWLNAYEVAPARILSLGNSASVASKSSASNGKQVISLNQGAVEAVTDSTDETSDTTNSVEAGSEVVANTESRFSIDPEFQIDQILTDEETGSVVAMEYDEFGRIYLSQEGGPLLIADPALQPGDPNRVRTYCDEVSAVQGILPLNGKVYVTGDGPDGQALYLLGNKDGKVTILDTIVEFTGQPNEHGAHGIQLGNDGMLYVILGNATAAKGRIFGSSPFKHAYEGDLVPRFEDPNGQSVGVKSPGGTIIRSTLDGKRVEIVAGGIRNAYDLVFDSNGQLFFHDSDMETDRGTTWYRPTMIFDAVAGGDFGWRSGWAKFPMHFLDQVPPVVETGRGSPTGATLYQHINFPLRYQGAMFFADWSEGRILSMRTETRGAGVVGEVKTFATGKPMNICDLSVDPFGALCFCTGGRGTEGGVYRISWKGKVPDEMQDFDSDVARVIRQPQPGSAWGRQRIARLRRQIGKDWNESILGVATESRNPAEYRIRAMDLMVLYGPSPTPEFLEGMAEDSDPKVRTAVARMCGIVDNSDKLILALLADGNAMVRRKAAESALRQKTRPSIEALVPMLKSYDRNEALVARRLLERIPSFEWMGEILSTKEPRVFIQGAAALMIADPSLPNSYKVLARISKMMDGFVNDADFVDMLRVAELAMVRGNVDPSKIPAFSNRIATEFPSGNSLINQELVRLLAYMKNGRLEGRLETYLESKETADIDKLHVAMLMQTIGRTLPPNSKISIIKTLEELKAAAGADADMAYVRRGIREITATIDADQIPTILENGDQWTDAALATLFLLPRHLDSGTVRQIRNIDTAIKDREGQSIEHLRTGIVAVLAQSGDVDSMEYMREMWTQEPERRSEISLGLAQQPDGDNWGYLVSSIDSLDDMTGAEVLGQLVSVRRRPRDAKYYQSVISLGYRLREDGVSETVRLLEHWSGTNLPTEGKPWKSILNDWKQWYETNFPEGEPIITGDEVTGSSVSTGEMLDRLETTYGADPMRGQTVFQTANCAKCHRCSGTGNAIGPELTNLASRFSTREMLEAIVNPNAHVADRYRASVLQLADGRQVEGMTAKDTDESIVVLLANGDRVRFESDEVEDMKAVAASPMPVGSIDDLTPQQVSDLLSFMGDVSRTASAESTTLK, from the coding sequence ATGGATGATCTAACCCCAAGCATCTGCCGCAAAACCCGTTTCGGTCGCATTGCCATGCGGATCGTGACCCTGTTGGTTGCAGTGACTTGCTGCTCTGCATCGACGTCGACAGCCCAGGAAGCTTCCCGGCTATGGTCGCCTCAAATCGACGTCCCGACCGCGGGTCACTCGGGAGCCGAAGTCTTTTACCGAAAGCGGTTTTCGCTGATCAATCCGGAGAAAGCAGAGCTGCATCTTTCGGCCGGCGATGAGTACGAGATCTATCTGAACAGTCAATTGATCGCTCGAGGCCAGTCGTGGGGAACGAAAACGACGCTTGATGTTAGCGAGCAGATTCAGGCGGGCATCAACACGATCGCTGCCAAGGTTCGCTACGTCGACGGATCAGCACCAGGCCTCGCGTTGCGGTTGCGAGTCAAAGAAGAAAATGAAATTCGCTATCGCAGCCTCGTCACGAACAACACCTGGAAGACGTACACTCGTTTGGTCGAGGATTGGCAGGACTCGCGTTTCAACGATTTGGCCTGGCTCAACGCCTACGAAGTTGCTCCCGCCAGAATTCTCTCCTTGGGGAACTCCGCGTCGGTCGCATCAAAGTCCTCCGCTTCCAACGGCAAGCAAGTCATCAGCCTCAATCAGGGAGCAGTGGAAGCTGTCACGGACTCAACAGATGAAACTTCGGACACAACCAATTCAGTTGAAGCCGGTTCAGAAGTCGTCGCCAATACTGAGTCACGCTTTTCGATCGATCCTGAGTTTCAAATCGATCAAATCCTGACCGACGAGGAAACGGGCTCTGTGGTTGCGATGGAGTACGATGAATTCGGGCGTATCTACCTTTCACAGGAAGGCGGACCGTTGTTGATTGCCGATCCGGCGCTTCAGCCCGGCGACCCGAATCGTGTACGAACTTACTGCGATGAAGTCAGCGCGGTTCAGGGCATTCTGCCGCTCAACGGGAAAGTCTACGTGACTGGCGATGGTCCCGACGGCCAGGCCTTGTACTTGCTTGGAAACAAAGACGGAAAGGTAACCATCCTCGACACGATCGTCGAGTTCACGGGCCAGCCCAACGAGCACGGGGCTCACGGCATTCAGCTTGGCAACGACGGAATGCTGTACGTGATCCTTGGCAACGCTACCGCCGCCAAGGGAAGAATTTTCGGATCGAGCCCGTTCAAACATGCTTACGAAGGCGACCTTGTTCCGCGCTTCGAAGATCCCAACGGTCAATCGGTCGGTGTCAAGTCGCCTGGCGGAACGATCATCCGTTCAACGCTTGACGGCAAGCGTGTCGAAATCGTCGCCGGCGGAATTCGCAATGCCTACGATCTTGTATTTGATTCAAACGGCCAACTGTTTTTCCACGACAGCGACATGGAAACAGATCGCGGCACGACTTGGTATCGTCCGACGATGATCTTTGACGCGGTCGCTGGCGGAGATTTTGGCTGGCGAAGTGGTTGGGCCAAATTCCCGATGCACTTCCTCGATCAGGTGCCTCCTGTTGTGGAAACCGGACGTGGATCACCGACCGGTGCGACGCTCTATCAGCACATCAATTTCCCACTGCGATATCAGGGTGCCATGTTCTTTGCGGACTGGTCCGAAGGTCGTATTCTGTCGATGCGAACCGAAACGCGTGGTGCGGGTGTCGTTGGCGAAGTCAAAACATTCGCGACCGGCAAACCGATGAACATCTGCGACCTTTCGGTGGATCCGTTTGGCGCACTCTGTTTTTGTACTGGTGGACGTGGGACCGAAGGCGGCGTGTATCGAATTTCGTGGAAAGGCAAAGTGCCTGACGAGATGCAGGACTTTGATAGCGATGTGGCTCGCGTGATCCGACAGCCGCAACCGGGTTCGGCCTGGGGACGGCAGCGGATCGCTCGATTGCGACGTCAAATCGGGAAGGACTGGAACGAGTCCATTCTGGGCGTGGCAACGGAGTCGCGCAATCCAGCCGAGTATCGAATTCGCGCGATGGACTTGATGGTGCTGTATGGCCCAAGTCCAACTCCCGAGTTCCTCGAAGGAATGGCGGAAGATTCTGATCCAAAAGTTCGCACCGCGGTCGCTCGCATGTGTGGGATCGTTGACAATTCGGACAAACTGATTCTTGCGTTGTTGGCTGATGGAAACGCGATGGTTCGACGCAAGGCCGCGGAGTCAGCGCTTCGCCAGAAAACCCGGCCTTCGATTGAGGCTCTGGTTCCGATGCTGAAATCTTACGATCGCAACGAGGCTCTGGTCGCCCGGCGGCTGTTGGAGCGAATTCCGAGCTTCGAATGGATGGGTGAGATCCTTTCGACGAAAGAGCCACGCGTTTTCATTCAGGGTGCTGCGGCGTTGATGATCGCAGATCCGAGTTTGCCAAACAGCTACAAGGTTTTGGCGCGAATCAGCAAGATGATGGACGGGTTCGTCAACGATGCGGACTTTGTAGATATGCTTCGCGTCGCCGAGTTGGCTATGGTTCGGGGCAACGTCGATCCTTCCAAAATTCCTGCCTTTTCGAATCGGATCGCGACCGAGTTTCCGTCTGGCAATTCGTTGATCAACCAGGAGTTGGTGCGACTGTTGGCGTACATGAAGAACGGTCGACTGGAGGGTCGCCTGGAAACGTATCTTGAGTCGAAAGAGACTGCTGACATCGACAAGCTTCACGTCGCGATGCTGATGCAGACGATTGGCCGAACGCTGCCACCAAATTCGAAAATCAGCATCATCAAAACGCTCGAAGAACTCAAAGCCGCAGCCGGCGCTGACGCAGACATGGCTTACGTTCGCCGTGGCATTCGTGAAATCACGGCGACGATTGATGCCGACCAGATCCCGACGATTCTCGAGAACGGCGATCAGTGGACTGACGCGGCTCTGGCGACTTTGTTCCTGCTTCCGCGGCACCTTGATTCGGGAACTGTCAGGCAGATCAGAAATATTGACACGGCGATCAAGGATCGTGAAGGTCAGTCAATTGAACACCTGCGAACCGGTATCGTCGCGGTTCTGGCACAGAGTGGCGACGTCGATTCGATGGAATACATGCGTGAAATGTGGACGCAGGAACCCGAGCGCCGCAGTGAAATTTCCCTGGGGCTTGCCCAGCAACCAGACGGAGACAACTGGGGCTATCTTGTCAGCAGCATCGATTCGTTGGACGACATGACCGGAGCCGAAGTGCTTGGTCAGCTTGTTAGCGTTCGCCGTCGACCTCGCGACGCCAAGTACTATCAGAGCGTGATTTCGCTGGGCTATCGACTTCGCGAAGATGGAGTTAGCGAGACGGTTCGTCTGTTGGAACATTGGTCGGGCACGAATCTGCCAACCGAAGGCAAGCCATGGAAGTCGATTCTCAACGACTGGAAGCAGTGGTACGAGACCAACTTCCCGGAAGGCGAACCGATTATCACTGGCGATGAAGTCACCGGCAGCTCAGTTTCGACTGGTGAAATGTTGGATCGACTGGAGACCACTTACGGAGCTGATCCGATGAGAGGCCAGACTGTGTTCCAAACCGCGAACTGTGCAAAATGCCATCGCTGCAGTGGAACCGGCAACGCGATCGGGCCCGAGCTTACGAACCTGGCCAGTCGATTTTCGACGCGTGAAATGTTGGAGGCAATCGTCAACCCAAACGCTCACGTAGCTGATCGGTATCGAGCCAGCGTTTTGCAGCTTGCTGATGGTCGTCAGGTCGAAGGCATGACCGCCAAAGACACCGATGAGTCGATCGTTGTGTTGCTTGCAAACGGAGATCGTGTTCGATTCGAATCCGATGAAGTCGAAGACATGAAAGCCGTCGCCGCTTCGCCAATGCCTGTCGGATCGATCGACGATCTTACTCCGCAGCAAGTCAGCGATCTGTTGAGCTTCATGGGTGACGTTTCCCGAACGGCAAGTGCCGAATCAACAACGCTCAAGTAG
- a CDS encoding serine/threonine-protein kinase, producing the protein MAVSVSDVEVVPASVQTGTIGAASSCEPWPTFMDHHDSKPEPFDTDAAWDFLSDLIDKFVTQWESAPPEPNFADFADRIQDIRNAEFRRIGLIELVKVDFEFRSGDAFPWRDLAFYVQQWPELGSESEPPGELVAEQRRLRPTQSETGQGVRKASLLTDLEPDSTHTLAVHRSLDAHKFCPGDSVDDFDLLAQLGRGAFATVFLARQVSMQRLVALKISADEGHEGPTLAKLNHSHVVRVFDQRTLPEKSLRLMYMEYVAGGSLADVIAQSKLQSREPDSELFIEVLDEKLAEAGNSAPIESTNRDWLAKADWPKVVAKIGTQLAAAIEYTHGEGVLHRDIKPANILLDEHGHPKLVDFNISFGNEVIGATAASSFGGSLSYMSPEQLEAFNPTHQRTAEEIDGSCDVYALGVTLHELLSGQRPFEDVSNCEPIVMIERMLEQRKQGLSDQQISELLEADHLLGLAIKSSLSADRNSRPKIASLKKQLRWTADDQVSRFLQPPEFSWTDWRAAVCKYPWPFILAIVFGVSLFATLYVIEYNAAESVSTEDQALFLNTRQMINRTVYPIGLVLLIGLFWRTQKFLRQEEQRVDSDMTEGNQLDAAVKANLNFGHTAALLFFALWTVCGMLFPILLSIQGADLKTSSWIDFPLSHFLAGLICGAFVFFGLTMLSVVAWHPRLMMAALNSGTQIEFKNCLSQIRTRTYWYRVIAIGAPLVAIATLVNFRTSNTFAVSCLSIAAIVGLVAMANALRQIGRSLDLLERC; encoded by the coding sequence ATGGCCGTTTCCGTCTCGGACGTTGAAGTCGTTCCGGCGTCCGTGCAAACAGGTACAATCGGAGCAGCATCATCCTGCGAACCTTGGCCGACCTTCATGGATCATCACGATTCAAAACCAGAACCGTTCGACACTGACGCTGCCTGGGATTTTCTGTCGGACCTGATCGACAAGTTTGTCACGCAGTGGGAGTCCGCACCTCCGGAGCCCAATTTTGCCGACTTCGCGGACAGGATTCAGGATATTCGTAACGCTGAGTTTCGCAGAATCGGCTTGATCGAGTTGGTGAAAGTCGACTTTGAATTTCGCAGCGGGGACGCATTTCCGTGGCGTGATCTTGCGTTTTATGTTCAGCAATGGCCGGAACTGGGATCCGAGTCTGAACCGCCGGGCGAATTAGTGGCTGAACAGCGTAGGCTCCGGCCAACGCAATCTGAAACAGGGCAGGGCGTCAGAAAAGCATCCTTGCTGACGGACCTGGAACCTGACTCCACACACACGCTCGCCGTCCACCGTTCTCTGGACGCTCATAAATTCTGCCCCGGCGACTCGGTTGATGACTTTGACTTGCTGGCTCAACTTGGCCGCGGCGCATTCGCGACCGTATTTCTTGCTCGACAAGTTTCAATGCAACGGCTTGTTGCTCTGAAGATCTCCGCTGACGAAGGCCACGAAGGCCCGACGCTGGCAAAGCTGAATCATTCCCATGTGGTTCGCGTTTTCGACCAACGCACTTTACCTGAAAAATCGTTGCGGCTGATGTACATGGAGTACGTTGCCGGTGGATCGTTGGCGGATGTAATCGCTCAGTCAAAGCTCCAGAGCCGCGAACCTGATTCAGAGCTGTTCATCGAAGTGCTGGACGAGAAGCTTGCCGAAGCAGGGAATTCGGCGCCAATCGAATCAACGAATCGGGACTGGCTCGCAAAAGCAGACTGGCCAAAAGTGGTAGCGAAGATTGGAACCCAACTCGCTGCCGCGATCGAGTACACGCATGGGGAAGGCGTGTTGCATCGCGACATTAAACCGGCAAACATTTTGCTGGACGAACACGGCCATCCCAAATTGGTTGACTTCAACATCAGCTTTGGCAATGAAGTCATCGGGGCCACGGCGGCAAGCAGTTTTGGCGGAAGCCTGAGCTATATGTCGCCTGAACAACTGGAAGCTTTCAATCCCACGCATCAACGAACGGCTGAGGAGATCGATGGCTCTTGCGACGTCTATGCCTTGGGCGTCACGCTGCATGAATTGCTGTCGGGGCAACGACCTTTCGAGGACGTCAGCAATTGCGAACCGATTGTGATGATCGAACGAATGCTGGAACAGAGAAAACAGGGTCTCTCGGATCAGCAAATCTCAGAACTGCTTGAGGCGGACCATCTGCTCGGTTTGGCGATTAAAAGCTCGCTATCCGCAGATCGAAATTCGCGACCGAAAATTGCGTCTTTGAAGAAACAACTTCGCTGGACAGCAGATGACCAGGTCAGCCGATTCCTGCAACCGCCCGAATTTTCATGGACCGACTGGCGGGCGGCCGTTTGCAAGTATCCGTGGCCCTTCATTCTGGCAATCGTCTTTGGAGTTTCACTTTTCGCGACGCTATATGTGATTGAATACAACGCTGCCGAGTCGGTTTCAACCGAGGATCAGGCTCTGTTTCTCAACACTCGGCAAATGATCAACCGCACGGTTTATCCGATCGGTCTGGTGCTGCTGATCGGCCTGTTTTGGAGAACGCAAAAGTTCCTGCGTCAGGAAGAACAGCGAGTCGACAGCGACATGACCGAAGGCAACCAACTCGACGCGGCCGTGAAAGCCAACCTGAACTTCGGCCACACCGCCGCGTTACTTTTCTTCGCCCTGTGGACCGTTTGCGGAATGCTGTTTCCGATCCTGCTTTCGATCCAGGGAGCTGACTTGAAAACGTCGTCGTGGATCGATTTCCCGCTGTCGCATTTCCTCGCTGGTTTGATTTGCGGCGCGTTTGTCTTTTTCGGATTGACGATGCTCTCTGTCGTCGCGTGGCATCCGCGGCTTATGATGGCAGCGTTGAATAGCGGCACTCAGATCGAGTTCAAAAACTGCCTGAGCCAAATCCGTACGAGGACTTATTGGTATCGCGTCATTGCGATCGGGGCACCGCTGGTTGCGATCGCCACGCTGGTCAACTTTCGCACTTCAAACACGTTCGCCGTCAGCTGTCTGAGCATTGCAGCCATCGTGGGGTTGGTCGCGATGGCCAATGCGCTCCGGCAGATTGGACGGTCACTCGATCTACTTGAGCGTTGTTGA